In Bactrocera oleae isolate idBacOlea1 chromosome 5, idBacOlea1, whole genome shotgun sequence, a genomic segment contains:
- the LOC106617823 gene encoding leukocyte elastase inhibitor, producing MNIFFSKLLEDNANVFESPFLIWEMLTMLRIGIKGESALELDNFLRSNAPEIEITANDLESLRTRYMLPADMKTNCHTNGRILTIANRIFINNGTRLKQTFIEALQQQFACGIQEVDFSARAQAAATINTWVSNATHERIRDIISSHDVGANTQAVLTNAIYFKAKWQHQFETIDTQQEYFHLNCDENVLVPMMSQTMNIRYAHMPNHNAVAIELPYRETDLSMLVIMPIEASSWTDLVSISQLKLSKVLEHMVFRKICVKLPKFSFNCTINVHSLLTQFGVRGIFQASQDFDNMIAEHASNFSVSKIIQEAFINVTEEGTEAAAATACCIDGPVYFDETFNANRPFYFCIKNRNLLKLFDGCYRRPC from the exons ATGAATATATTCTTCAGCAAGTTACTCGAAGACAACGCAAATGTTTTTGAATCACCATTTCTAATATGGGAAATGCTCACGATGCTGCGCATTGGCATCAAAGGAGAAAGCGCGCTTGAGTTGGACAATTTTTTAAGATCCAATGCGCCTGAGATTGAAATTACCGCAAATGATTTAGAGTCCTTAAGAACACGCTACATGCTGCCGGCGGATATGAAAACGAATTGCCACACGAATGGTAGAATTTTAACGATTGCCAAtcgaatatttataaacaacgGCACACGTTTAAAGCAAACATTTATAGAAGCGCTGCAGCAGCAGTTCGCCTGCGGCATACAGGAAGTCGATTTCAGTGCGCGCGCTCAAGCTGCCGCCACTATAAATACGTGGGTGAGCAATGCCACGCACGAACGCATACGCGACATAATATCCTCGCACGATGTGGGTGCCAATACACAAGCGGTGCTGACGAATGCGATCTACTTTAAGGCGAAGTGGCAGCATCAGTTCGAGACGATCGACACGCAACAAGAATACTTCCACTTAAATTGTGACGAGAATGTGCTCGTGCCAATGATGAGCCAGACAATGAACATACGCTATGCTCACATGCCAAATCACAATGCTGTCGCAATAGAGTTGCCATATCGTGAAACTGATCTGTCAATGCTGGTGATAATGCCAATTGAAGCGTCGTCGTGGACCGATTTGGTATCTATCTCGCAGCTGAAATTGTCGAAAGTGCTGGAACATATGGTGTTTCGGAAAATCTGTGTGAAGCTGCCGAAATTCTCATTCAACTGCACCATAAATGTGCATAGCTTGCTCACGCAG ttcGGCGTGCGCGGCATTTTCCAAGCCAGCCAAGACTTCGATAATATGATTGCGGAGCATGCTTCTAATTTTAGTGTTTCAAAAATCATACAAGAGGCTTTTATCAATGTGACCGAAGAAGGTACGGAGGCTGCTGCAGCTACCG cTTGTTGCATTGATGGTCCCGtgtattttgatgaaacttttAATGCAAATAGACCCTTTtacttttgcattaaaaatagaAACCTCTTGAAATTATTCGATGGCTGCTATCGGCGACCATGTTGA